One Malus sylvestris chromosome 14, drMalSylv7.2, whole genome shotgun sequence DNA segment encodes these proteins:
- the LOC126599754 gene encoding uncharacterized protein LOC126599754 — protein MEARAFYSCSAGGVPFAFRAPAAAKGGNFASSSPLLIQSMATTKPIPSATNTVSSKKNSSVKLLTRVEQLKLLTKAEKAGLLSAAEKSGLSLSTIEKLGLLSKAEEFGILSAATDPGTPGALLSLGLGLLVLGPFVVYLVPEDSPLEIGLQAVVALAAIVGGSAAFAASNLVSSLQKSI, from the exons ATGGAGGCCAGAGCATTTTACAGCTGCAGCGCCGGCGGTGTGCCTTTCGCTTTCAGAGCACCAGCAGCAGCAAAAGGAGGCAACTTTGCTTCCTCCTCCCCTCTCCTCATCCAATCCATGGCTACCACGAAACCCATTCCTTCAGCTACCAACACAGTCAGCTCCAAGAAG AATTCATCTGTGAAGCTGCTAACAAGGGTGGAGCAACTGAAGCTGCTGACCAAAGCAGAGAAAGCCGGCCTGCTGTCCGCGGCAGAGAAGTCCGGGCTCTCATTGTCGACGATAGAGAAGCTAGGGTTGCTCTCCAAGGCGGAGGAATTCGGAATCCTATCTGCAGCCACCGACCCGGGAACTCCCGGGGCATTGTTGAGTCTAGGCTTAGGATTGCTGGTTTTGGGTCCATTTGTTGTTTATCTTGTGCCTGAGGATTCTCCTTTGGAGATAGGGCTACAAGCTGTTGTTGCTTTGGCTGCAATAGTGGGTGGTTCTGCTGCTTTTGCTGCATCAAATCTTGTATCCAGTTTGCAGAAATCCATTTGA
- the LOC126599746 gene encoding nuclear transport factor 2-like isoform X2, producing MQEVTPAPAPSAQLVGNAFVEQYYHILHQSPELVHRFYQDSSSLSRMDIKGNMTTVTTMEAIGEKIQSLNYGDYTAEIKTADSQESYEKGVIVLVTGCLTGKDNVGRKFAQTFFLAPQEKGYYVLNDVFRYIEDNESLPTNTASVNGINESAPEAIVTAEPEPIHAPDHLVVDPAIPFEEEDLNNGAEVCDPSDNDEGSVVEDELVEPPALPSQNLAEVDPTPDPAPETQEDAPKKSYASILLKKSMASPVRVVPHTVRTVSANTDHLPAGPAKSFPAPEASPPTGDAAPESSHSHEEAPEGYSIHVRNLPYDATVGQLEKEFKRFGPIKRDGIQVRSSKQGFCFGFVEFESLSSMQSALEASPITIGDRPAVIEEKRTSTRVGGGRGRFASGRAGYRNDNFRGRGNYGGGGRSFGRNEFRNQGEFSGRARGSGGRSGDGYQRGSSNGRGGRQGGGNRSSVPPT from the exons ATGCAGGAAGTGACTCCTGCCCCTGCTCCCAGTGCCCAACTTGTTGGCAATGCCTTCGTGGAGCAATATTACCATATTCTTCACCAATCTCCAGAGTTAGTGCATAGGTTTTATCAGGATTCGAGCTCTCTGAGCAGGATGGATATCAAGGGCAATATGACAACAGTGACAACCATGGAA GCAATAGGTGAAAAAATTCAGTCCTTAAATTATGGAGACTATACGGCAGAAATAAAAACAGCAGATTCTCAGGAGTCTTATGAGAAAGGGGTGATTGTTCTCGTGACTGGATGCTTGACTGGAAAGGACAATGTGGGAAGAAAATTCGCGCAGACATTCTTTCTAGCTCCACAGGAGAAAGGGTACTATGTATTGAATGATGTTTTTAGGTATATTGAGGACAACGAATCGTTGCCGACCAATACTGCCTCAGTCAATGGCATCAACGAAAGTGCTCCAGAAGCTATTGTGACAGCAGAACCAG AGCCTATTCATGCACCTGATCATCTTGTGGTGGACCCTGCAATTCcctttgaggaagaagatcTCAATAATGGTGCTGAAGTTTGTGATCCTTCAGATAATGACGAAGGATCAGTTGTTGAAGACGAGCTTGTGGAGCCCCCAGCTCTCCCAAGTCAGAATCTTGCAGAAGTTGATCCAACTCCTGATCCTGCCCCTGAAACTCAGGAGGATGCTCCAAAGAAATCATATGCATCAATT ttATTGAAGAAAAGCATGGCCAGTCCTGTCCGTGTGGTTCCCCACACTGTGAGGACAGTATCTGCAAACACTGACCATCTACCTGCCGGTCCTGCAAAATCATTTCCTGCACCAGAGGCATCACCTCCTACAGGTGACGCTGCCCCTGAAAGCAGCCATTCTCATGAGGAAG CGCCTGAAGGTTACTCCATACATGTACGGAATTTGCCGTATGATGCAACAGTGGGACAACTTGAGAAGGAGTTCAAGAGGTTTGGACCTATTAAGCGTGATGGGATCCAAGTCAGGAGTAGTAAG CAAGGATTCTGTTTTGGCTTCGTTGAATTCGAAAGCTTGAGTTCCATGCAAAGTGCACTTGAG GCCTCACCTATCACCATTGGGGATCGCCCAGCAGTGATTGAGGAAAAGAGAACCTCAACTCGAG TTGGTGGTGGGAGAGGGAGGTTCGCTTCAGGAAGAGCTGGCTATCGGAATGACAATTTCAGGGGTCGTGGGAACTATGGTGGTGGCGGCCGTAGCTTTGGCAGGAATGAATTCAGAAACCAAGGTGAGTTTTCTGGGCGAGCCAGGGGCTCGGGAGGACGCAGTGGAGATGGTTATCAGCGGGGGAGTTCCAATGGAAGAGGTGGGCGTCAAGGTGGCGGAAACCGCAGTTCTGTTCCCCCTACTTGA
- the LOC126599746 gene encoding nuclear transport factor 2-like isoform X1 encodes MQEVTPAPAPSAQLVGNAFVEQYYHILHQSPELVHRFYQDSSSLSRMDIKGNMTTVTTMEAIGEKIQSLNYGDYTAEIKTADSQESYEKGVIVLVTGCLTGKDNVGRKFAQTFFLAPQEKGYYVLNDVFRYIEDNESLPTNTASVNGINESAPEAIVTAEPEPIHAPDHLVVDPAIPFEEEDLNNGAEVCDPSDNDEGSVVEDELVEPPALPSQNLAEVDPTPDPAPETQEDAPKKSYASILLKKSMASPVRVVPHTVRTVSANTDHLPAGPAKSFPAPEASPPTGDAAPESSHSHEEAPEGYSIHVRNLPYDATVGQLEKEFKRFGPIKRDGIQVRSSKQQGFCFGFVEFESLSSMQSALEASPITIGDRPAVIEEKRTSTRVGGGRGRFASGRAGYRNDNFRGRGNYGGGGRSFGRNEFRNQGEFSGRARGSGGRSGDGYQRGSSNGRGGRQGGGNRSSVPPT; translated from the exons ATGCAGGAAGTGACTCCTGCCCCTGCTCCCAGTGCCCAACTTGTTGGCAATGCCTTCGTGGAGCAATATTACCATATTCTTCACCAATCTCCAGAGTTAGTGCATAGGTTTTATCAGGATTCGAGCTCTCTGAGCAGGATGGATATCAAGGGCAATATGACAACAGTGACAACCATGGAA GCAATAGGTGAAAAAATTCAGTCCTTAAATTATGGAGACTATACGGCAGAAATAAAAACAGCAGATTCTCAGGAGTCTTATGAGAAAGGGGTGATTGTTCTCGTGACTGGATGCTTGACTGGAAAGGACAATGTGGGAAGAAAATTCGCGCAGACATTCTTTCTAGCTCCACAGGAGAAAGGGTACTATGTATTGAATGATGTTTTTAGGTATATTGAGGACAACGAATCGTTGCCGACCAATACTGCCTCAGTCAATGGCATCAACGAAAGTGCTCCAGAAGCTATTGTGACAGCAGAACCAG AGCCTATTCATGCACCTGATCATCTTGTGGTGGACCCTGCAATTCcctttgaggaagaagatcTCAATAATGGTGCTGAAGTTTGTGATCCTTCAGATAATGACGAAGGATCAGTTGTTGAAGACGAGCTTGTGGAGCCCCCAGCTCTCCCAAGTCAGAATCTTGCAGAAGTTGATCCAACTCCTGATCCTGCCCCTGAAACTCAGGAGGATGCTCCAAAGAAATCATATGCATCAATT ttATTGAAGAAAAGCATGGCCAGTCCTGTCCGTGTGGTTCCCCACACTGTGAGGACAGTATCTGCAAACACTGACCATCTACCTGCCGGTCCTGCAAAATCATTTCCTGCACCAGAGGCATCACCTCCTACAGGTGACGCTGCCCCTGAAAGCAGCCATTCTCATGAGGAAG CGCCTGAAGGTTACTCCATACATGTACGGAATTTGCCGTATGATGCAACAGTGGGACAACTTGAGAAGGAGTTCAAGAGGTTTGGACCTATTAAGCGTGATGGGATCCAAGTCAGGAGTAGTAAG CAGCAAGGATTCTGTTTTGGCTTCGTTGAATTCGAAAGCTTGAGTTCCATGCAAAGTGCACTTGAG GCCTCACCTATCACCATTGGGGATCGCCCAGCAGTGATTGAGGAAAAGAGAACCTCAACTCGAG TTGGTGGTGGGAGAGGGAGGTTCGCTTCAGGAAGAGCTGGCTATCGGAATGACAATTTCAGGGGTCGTGGGAACTATGGTGGTGGCGGCCGTAGCTTTGGCAGGAATGAATTCAGAAACCAAGGTGAGTTTTCTGGGCGAGCCAGGGGCTCGGGAGGACGCAGTGGAGATGGTTATCAGCGGGGGAGTTCCAATGGAAGAGGTGGGCGTCAAGGTGGCGGAAACCGCAGTTCTGTTCCCCCTACTTGA
- the LOC126599746 gene encoding nuclear transport factor 2-like isoform X3 → MQEVTPAPAPSAQLVGNAFVEQYYHILHQSPELVHRFYQDSSSLSRMDIKGNMTTVTTMEAIGEKIQSLNYGDYTAEIKTADSQESYEKGVIVLVTGCLTGKDNVGRKFAQTFFLAPQEKGYYVLNDVFRYIEDNESLPTNTASVNGINESAPEAIVTAEPEPIHAPDHLVVDPAIPFEEEDLNNGAEVCDPSDNDEGSVVEDELVEPPALPSQNLAEVDPTPDPAPETQEDAPKKSYASILLKKSMASPVRVVPHTVRTVSANTDHLPAGPAKSFPAPEASPPTGDAAPESSHSHEEAPEGYSIHVRNLPYDATVGQLEKEFKRFGPIKRDGIQVRSSKQQGFCFGFVEFESLSSMQSALEVLCFTFIFHLSNSKFL, encoded by the exons ATGCAGGAAGTGACTCCTGCCCCTGCTCCCAGTGCCCAACTTGTTGGCAATGCCTTCGTGGAGCAATATTACCATATTCTTCACCAATCTCCAGAGTTAGTGCATAGGTTTTATCAGGATTCGAGCTCTCTGAGCAGGATGGATATCAAGGGCAATATGACAACAGTGACAACCATGGAA GCAATAGGTGAAAAAATTCAGTCCTTAAATTATGGAGACTATACGGCAGAAATAAAAACAGCAGATTCTCAGGAGTCTTATGAGAAAGGGGTGATTGTTCTCGTGACTGGATGCTTGACTGGAAAGGACAATGTGGGAAGAAAATTCGCGCAGACATTCTTTCTAGCTCCACAGGAGAAAGGGTACTATGTATTGAATGATGTTTTTAGGTATATTGAGGACAACGAATCGTTGCCGACCAATACTGCCTCAGTCAATGGCATCAACGAAAGTGCTCCAGAAGCTATTGTGACAGCAGAACCAG AGCCTATTCATGCACCTGATCATCTTGTGGTGGACCCTGCAATTCcctttgaggaagaagatcTCAATAATGGTGCTGAAGTTTGTGATCCTTCAGATAATGACGAAGGATCAGTTGTTGAAGACGAGCTTGTGGAGCCCCCAGCTCTCCCAAGTCAGAATCTTGCAGAAGTTGATCCAACTCCTGATCCTGCCCCTGAAACTCAGGAGGATGCTCCAAAGAAATCATATGCATCAATT ttATTGAAGAAAAGCATGGCCAGTCCTGTCCGTGTGGTTCCCCACACTGTGAGGACAGTATCTGCAAACACTGACCATCTACCTGCCGGTCCTGCAAAATCATTTCCTGCACCAGAGGCATCACCTCCTACAGGTGACGCTGCCCCTGAAAGCAGCCATTCTCATGAGGAAG CGCCTGAAGGTTACTCCATACATGTACGGAATTTGCCGTATGATGCAACAGTGGGACAACTTGAGAAGGAGTTCAAGAGGTTTGGACCTATTAAGCGTGATGGGATCCAAGTCAGGAGTAGTAAG CAGCAAGGATTCTGTTTTGGCTTCGTTGAATTCGAAAGCTTGAGTTCCATGCAAAGTGCACTTGAGGTACTGTGCTTCACTTTCATATTCCACTTGTCAAATTCCAAGTTTCTTTAG
- the LOC126599755 gene encoding uncharacterized protein LOC126599755, which translates to MAKSVSTAVSSLAQTLKRYFKKPWEITGPCADPEYKLAVPGALEYRVECPATTKVQACVPTSNPETVYDIKYYTRDQRRNRPPIRRTVLKKADVEKMMKERTTFNVSEFPPVYLAEAVEEDYNARGGGYQK; encoded by the coding sequence ATGGCGAAATCGGTCTCCACCGCCGTGTCATCCCTCGCTCAAACCCTAAAGCGGTACTTCAAGAAACCGTGGGAAATAACCGGCCCGTGTGCCGACCCGGAGTACAAATTAGCAGTGCCCGGCGCGCTCGAGTACAGGGTCGAGTGCCCAGCCACGACCAAGGTCCAGGCCTGCGTGCCCACCTCCAACCCGGAAACCGTGTACGACATCAAGTACTATACCCGCGACCAGAGGCGCAACCGGCCACCGATTAGACGCACCGTTTTGAAGAAGGCGGATGTGGAGAAGATGATGAAGGAGAGGACGACATTCAACGTCTCGGAATTCCCACCTGTTTACTTGGCCGAAGCCGTTGAAGAGGATTACAATGCTCGAGGTGGAGGCTACCAGAAATGA